The Bacteroidia bacterium genomic interval ATGACCTCAAGGAGCTAGTCTCAAAACTAAGAGAAGAATTCCCCAATAATAAAATGGTTTTGCTGGGCCATAGTTTGGGTGGTCAAATTGGCGGTATTGCTTTAAGTCGATATCCGGATATGCTTGACGGTCTGGTGCTTATTGCCTCTTGTATGGTGTATTGGAAAGGATGGGAAGAACAAGGAACCACACAAGTAAAGATGGCAGTCAACTTTTTTCCTTTGCTAGCAAAAATGATCGGTTATTTCCCGGGTAAACAAGTGGGCTTTGGAGGGAGAGAGGCACGAACTGTCATGAGGGATTGGGGAATAAATGGCACAAAAGGAATTTACCAGCCAAAGGGAAGCACCTTCGATTATGAGGAGGCCCTCAAAGCCTTTTCGACTCCTGTCTTAGCCATGTCTTTAGAGGGAGATAGCTTTGCTCCTCAAAATGCCGTAGGTCGGCTTGTGGCCAAATTGGGAGCTGAATCGCAAAACAAGAATCACCGACATATCAGTGCTCAGGAAGCCGGAATGAAAAAAATCACCCATTTCAATTGGGTGAAAGAGCCAGGCTTCTTTGTGAAGACAGTAGGGGAGTGGGTGGAAGATTTGGATTGAAGCACAGCTGACACCCCGAGCTTGTCGAGGGGCCTGAAACCCTTTTCCTGGCCATCGCCAAAATTCCGATTGATTATTGTTGGCTAGTAATTTAGGTCCCTCCGCTGCGGTCGGGATGACAGGGCTGTTTGAGCAGAACCAAAGGGACACACTGAGCTTGCGAAGTGCCTAAGCCCTATCAAATTCCTTTTCCAAATCCAGATAAAAAACAGAAAACTTCTGTCATCCCTGAATCTACAAGATATCCGGGATCTCTAGCTAAAACAGAGTGGGCAAGAGATCCTGGCTCTTACATTAAGGCCGGGATGTACTGTAGTAAAAGTCAAATAAAATTGGGATTAAATTGAGTTCTATTTTTAGCTACAGCAAAAGCCTGCCTTAAGAGTTTATGAGCAACGGCGACTCTAATGACTTTATGATGTTTACCCTTTTGTTTCATATTTTCTACCATAGATTGACAAAGAGGATTTACTTTCATCGTGGAAAAGGCTCCCATATAGAGATACTTTCTTGCCAAGGCCTGCCCCATTTTTACGATCCTCTCTTTTCCCTTTACAGAGCTTCCCGATGTGAAAATACGAGGACATAATCCCAAATAAGCGACCAATTGTTTGGCAGACTCAAATCGGCTAAAGTCATGGGTAATACAGATCAACAAACAAGCGGTCTTAGGTCCTATACCTGGGATGCTCATAAGCGACTGATAGCTTTGTGAACAATGCTCTTTACTAAGGCTGAGCATCTGTTGCTCCAGCCGCTTGATCGAAGCTTGTAGTTGTTCAATCAGATAAAGCTGCTGACTTCTTACCAAAGGATCCACTATGGGAACTTGATCCATAGCCTCGAACTGATTACGAAGCATCTGGAGCTGTTTTTGAAATAGGTTAATGCTAGTCAAAAACTGCTGTAAGCGGAGAAAAATAGCCGCTGGAGGCTGCCAGGGCTTAATAAAGCTTCGGTGATCCCGTCCATATTGAGCAATTAAGCGCGCGTCTTGCTGATCGGTCTTGGTTCGCCTTAATTGCATCTGACTGTAGCGGCGAATGACCAGGGGATTAACTACACTTAGTTTAATCCCATGCTGATGTAAACTAAAGGCCAGGGATAAATAATAGGGACCACTTGCTTCCATGACACAGAGATCTCCTTGAGAGAGGACTTCGATAAATTTACAATGGCCCGAAGCAGTATTGGAATAGCTTTTTACCCAGCTTTTCCCACTATCATTAAGACAGACTACTTCAAAGCTTTTTTTGGCAATGTCGATTCCATATACGTTATTATCCATAATCCTATATTTGAGCAGCTCTGATTCGAACTTATCAATCCTACATTCTGGCTCTTAGCCTACTGTACTGTTCTAGTTTTGAATCAGAGGGAGAGGGAAACCAACATCCCGGACGGTTTTTTAAACCAATGACACTTAACGGATTTATCTCCTCTCCTTTTGCTGCTTATTCAAATACCACAAACTAAGAATTCTTTTCTTCCCTAGCTCTTAGGCAAGTATAGGATGACAAATTCTTTGTATATACAAAAAGCGTCGTGTGCACACGACGCTTAGTTGATTGATGATTGATCTAATCAAGATTCAGCTATCCTTAATTTTTGAACTTATAATTCTTGGATTTTGCCTGATCACGGATGGCTTTGCTCATGGCCGCATCCAGGGTCTGATCCTCAGATTTGTTTTTCTTTTGCTCAGCCACATAGGACTTTCTCTTTTTATCCAACTCTACAATCTTCTTCTGAATATCATTTCTTTTCGTAGAGAGTTCCTCGATCTTTTGCTTTAACTGGTCTCCATCAAGACTTTGAAATTCAGGAGCCAATTCTTCCTTCTTCAAATCTTCTACTTTTACCTTCTTCTCCTTTACAGCATCCACCAAATCCCAGCTGCTATTTTTATACGCCCCTTTACTTTTCGAAATCGCCCGCTTCGCCATATTCGCACTTCCATATCCAGCAGCATTATTATCCTGGGTAATCTGTCTTTCCTTCATCACTGCTCCACTGCGGCTATAGGAATAATAGGTATCATTGAGTTCAGCATTGAGGGTAGAGATCTCAGAATCATAAGGAGTCGCGATATGGACAGACTGTACATTGTGATCGATGTTCATATAAGCTCCATTCGTCAGGTCCGCTCCATGCTTCCAGAAGGTATTTATGCCCTCCATGTAGTTTCCACAGAAAATGGTATTGACGAGGATGTCTTTCTGCTTGGCTACTTTACAAACTTGTTGATACTGTACATTGCCCTGATTGAAGGGTTCGTTCCCGGCAATGAAAATCATACGCAAATCATCTTTCTTCTCACTCCAGTCCAATTCAAACTGAGCACTTTCGATTACCTTTCCACAATATTCTTCTCCACCATTGGTTTTAAGGGCGAAGAGCTTTTCAGAAATGAGGTCGAGGTCTGTACTCAATGGAGCCAATTGCCTGACGTAGCCCTTTTCAGCACCTAAATGATCTCCTCCATAGGCATAGAGGGCAATTTCCAAATTTGCGTTTGAGCCTGCTTTATGGGCATCACTCAAATCATTGACGACCTGCCAGAGCTTAGACTTGGCCTGATCAATCAATCCATCCATACTGCCACTGATGTCCAGTAACAAAGCAACCTGTATATGGGAAAGTTCATTGCTTAGCCGATGGGTAGGAGCAGTATTTACAGGCTCGACGGGTGTAGGGTTTTCTGGCTGTTGAATCGCAATTACTTCTGTCGGAGCAGGAGACTCTAGGACATAAAGATGATGGGTATCATTGCTCTCAAATAATTTTCCTCCATATACTTTGGCGGCCCAAAGAACGGCAAGTACAAATGGTAAGTAGGCGAGATAGCTTAGGATTCTTTTCATGATTACGGTTTTAATTAGGATAAGTGGATCGTAGCTTTTTTGTGATCTTCATTTCACAAAGACATGCTCAAGCTATCCCGATCTTTTTTGAAAAAATATCTATACTATTTCTGCATACTGCCTCACTTGGTGAATAGACCTTTTGACTGGATAAAGTGGAAAGGCAGACAGGAAGATTAGTCATGTTTAGCTTCTTCGCCTCAATCCTCGTTTTACTTTTTCGCTTTGCCTACGTATGTTAGAAGAAGAATCGCCATCCTATGCGAATAAAAGTCACATGTCTAATCCTTTGCTTATTGCTGCCGCTTGTGCTTCCCGCACAAAAGGAGTCTAAAAAGGATATGAAAATTCCTGCCTCGAAAAGGAAGCTGGAGACAACTAGAATGGATGACTTGATTTTTCGCAAGATCAACGAAGCCAATAAACTGGCAAAAAATGATCCTCAAGCCGCCCTGGGTAAAGTTGAGGAAGCTCTGACAATGAGTTATAAGATGAATAGTCCTCGGGCAGAAGCTTATGCCTACAATACATTGGGGGCTATCAATTATGAGTTGAGTCGTTATGAAATTGCTACGCAGAATTACGAGAAAGCAGTTGGTATTTTTGATAAAATAGGAGATCAACAAGGCCGCTATAACTCCCTGAAATACCTGGGCATGTCTCAGGATGGAATGGGAGATTCAGAAAAGGCTTTGAAGACTTATTCACTCTTCCAGACTGAAGCGGAGAAGGAAAATCGCATTGAAGATATGATTGAAGCCTCCAATCGCATTTCAAGAATTCAGTTTAACAATCAAAATTTCGAGCAAGCACTCGAGGGCTTTCATAAAACCCTGGTCCTACAAGAGAGTAGCAGAGATAGTAGCGGCATCGTCCAATCTTATCTTCACCTG includes:
- a CDS encoding IS110 family transposase — its product is MDNNVYGIDIAKKSFEVVCLNDSGKSWVKSYSNTASGHCKFIEVLSQGDLCVMEASGPYYLSLAFSLHQHGIKLSVVNPLVIRRYSQMQLRRTKTDQQDARLIAQYGRDHRSFIKPWQPPAAIFLRLQQFLTSINLFQKQLQMLRNQFEAMDQVPIVDPLVRSQQLYLIEQLQASIKRLEQQMLSLSKEHCSQSYQSLMSIPGIGPKTACLLICITHDFSRFESAKQLVAYLGLCPRIFTSGSSVKGKERIVKMGQALARKYLYMGAFSTMKVNPLCQSMVENMKQKGKHHKVIRVAVAHKLLRQAFAVAKNRTQFNPNFI
- a CDS encoding VWA domain-containing protein, yielding MKRILSYLAYLPFVLAVLWAAKVYGGKLFESNDTHHLYVLESPAPTEVIAIQQPENPTPVEPVNTAPTHRLSNELSHIQVALLLDISGSMDGLIDQAKSKLWQVVNDLSDAHKAGSNANLEIALYAYGGDHLGAEKGYVRQLAPLSTDLDLISEKLFALKTNGGEEYCGKVIESAQFELDWSEKKDDLRMIFIAGNEPFNQGNVQYQQVCKVAKQKDILVNTIFCGNYMEGINTFWKHGADLTNGAYMNIDHNVQSVHIATPYDSEISTLNAELNDTYYSYSRSGAVMKERQITQDNNAAGYGSANMAKRAISKSKGAYKNSSWDLVDAVKEKKVKVEDLKKEELAPEFQSLDGDQLKQKIEELSTKRNDIQKKIVELDKKRKSYVAEQKKNKSEDQTLDAAMSKAIRDQAKSKNYKFKN
- a CDS encoding alpha/beta fold hydrolase; translated protein: MNLSLTHTDGAKNEISLFPAEKKQAPLIIISPAMGVRASYYEVLAQDFASQGFNACTVDYRGTGKSSLRASRKVNFGYEDLVNDLKELVSKLREEFPNNKMVLLGHSLGGQIGGIALSRYPDMLDGLVLIASCMVYWKGWEEQGTTQVKMAVNFFPLLAKMIGYFPGKQVGFGGREARTVMRDWGINGTKGIYQPKGSTFDYEEALKAFSTPVLAMSLEGDSFAPQNAVGRLVAKLGAESQNKNHRHISAQEAGMKKITHFNWVKEPGFFVKTVGEWVEDLD